Sequence from the Fodinibius salicampi genome:
ATTGATAGAGCCTGTGGTAGTTGAAAATCTCTTAACTTTATACATTCCAGCCGTTTTGCCATACACGGCTCCCCCAGCATTTGATATCATCAAGAATTAAATAGATAGCTGGGAGCACTAATAGCGTAACCACGGTTGAAAAAGAAAGTCCGCCGACAATGGCCCGTGCCATTGGAAAGTATGGAGGGCCGTCTCCGCCAATTTGAGTGGTGCCAAAGCACAGAGGCAGAAGTCCGAGTACGGTAGTAGCTGCCGTCATTAAAATGGGACGCATGCGATCTCTTCCTCCTTTTATGATCGCTTCGAATCGTTCCATTCCACCCATTCGGAGCTGGTGGATGTGATCAATCAGCACAATTCCATTATTAACTACGATACCCATCAAAATAAGAATGCCAATCATAGCCATAAATGAAAAAGTAGTACCGGTAACGAAGAAAAACCAGAATACGCCAACTACAGCAAAGAAAATGGATGTTATAATACTGGATGGGAAAAGTACCGACTCAAACAGAGAGGCCATTACCAGATAAATTAAAAACATGGCCAACAACATATTTATAAGCATTTCATCCATTGCTTCCTGATCTTCCTGGAAGCTGCGTCCCTGGCTCCATCCATAACCAGCCGGGTAATTAATTTGATCGAGAATGGGAAAGATACGTTCCTGGGCTTCACTCATGGTAATACCATCCAGGTTGATATTGATTCCCAGTGAAGTTTGTTGATCTTCTCTCTGGATACTTCTCGGTCCGGTGCTAATTTGGTAATCAGCCAGTGAAGCCAGCTTCATGCTTTCATTATCACCCACATTTACGGGCAAATTCATCAGGTCATCAATATTTTTTCGATCGGATTCGCGCAGTGCAAGTACGACATCTGTTTCACCCTGATCACCGCGAACGCGCCGCAAATTCATGCCCCTCATCGAGTTCGATACCAAACTTGCAATCTGTTGACTGGAGACATCCAAATTCCGCGCTCGCTCTCGATCTACAACCACTTGTACTTCTTCCGTTCCGGTTTCGGCCTCCGAACGTACATCCGCGAGACCCGATACATCTTCAAGTCGGCGTTTGACTTCAGATGCAAGTTCTGTTAGTACATCTGAAGATTCTCCGATGACAAAAATCCGAAGCTGATCCCCGCCGGTACGATCCCGATATTCAAATGAAAGTTCACCGATGGAGAGTTTGGGTAAGTTCTCAACAATTTCTTCTTTTATGGTTTTAACGTCCTTTTTAGCTATGTCATCATCGGTAAGTAAAAGGGTTGAAGTAGCATGACCCGGCTCGAAATAAGAGTAGACTGCATCAATCTCAAATGCTTCTTGGTTATCGTAGAGATATTTTTCTACCCGTCTTACCGACTGTTCAACGCGCTCGAGAGTATAGGTTTCATTTAAATTATAGTGCAAATATAATTCGCGTGATTCGGAGGAGGGAAACATATCAATATTGGTCATATTCATCGGTATGACCACACTGAAAAGAATTCCCAGTATTAAAAATGAAGAGGCATAACGCCTTTTGAGTAAGCTGCTTAATATTCTGGAGTAAACGCGCTCTATTTTGTCAATATACTTGGTCTGTGAAGTCTGTTCAGGCGCCTTTATTTTGGACGTTAATAATGGAATAACCGTTAGGGAGATAAGCAATGAGGCACTCAGGGCCAGAATGATAGTTATGGCCACATGGTAAAGTTGAATAGCAATCATAGAATCTTCACTGATAATATTGGGAAGGAAAACTATGATTGTAGTAAGAGTACCTGCCGTTACGGCCATCCCAACCTGTTTAACTCCATGCCTGGTAGCTTCTGCTTTATCATCCATCATATGCTGGTTGCGATGGATATTCTCGGTTACCACTACTGCGTTATCGACCAGCATTCCAACCGCCAGCATAAGTCCCATCATCGAAAGAATGTTTAGGGAAAGATCCATAAAATAAAGAAGTCCGAGCGTAACTATCAGTGAGAAGGGGACAGCAAGCGCCACAATTAAGGTAGTGCTGATCCTGCGCAGAAACAGATACAGAATGATAATAGAGAAGAAGGCTCCCAGGAGACCGGCTTTCAAAAGCTCGGTGAGGGAGCTGATGATACCCGTTGCCTGATTGTGCATCTCGAAAATATTAATTCCCTTCATCTCGGGCAGTTGGTTGATTTCTCCGATTTCTGCAAGTACACGGTTACCCACCTCAACCGTATTTGCTCCTGACTCTTTGAATACATCCAACCCGATGGCATATTTTTGATCCAGATGGCGGCCATACTCTCGTTCTGGACTGCCATATCCAACGGTTGCCACATCATGTAATTGTAAATTATTGGGACCGATTACCAGCTG
This genomic interval carries:
- a CDS encoding efflux RND transporter permease subunit, translated to MNFTDLSLRRPVTTIMIFISFVVIGIIASRMVPLEYFPDISFPGAYVSVPYSNSTPEEVERTITRPIEEALATISGLKRMNSSSSENQAGIFVEFEMGSDISLKAMEIKEKIDGVRNQLPDDMERFFINKFSAQDNPMMNLRLSSERDLSNAYELLNRNLKQRIERIRGVANVDLYGVEKRQIRIELIPERLEAHNVNLNELAQTLRQSNFSVTAGKVDEAGKRYMVRPTGEMTKPDEFAQLVIGPNNLQLHDVATVGYGSPEREYGRHLDQKYAIGLDVFKESGANTVEVGNRVLAEIGEINQLPEMKGINIFEMHNQATGIISSLTELLKAGLLGAFFSIIILYLFLRRISTTLIVALAVPFSLIVTLGLLYFMDLSLNILSMMGLMLAVGMLVDNAVVVTENIHRNQHMMDDKAEATRHGVKQVGMAVTAGTLTTIIVFLPNIISEDSMIAIQLYHVAITIILALSASLLISLTVIPLLTSKIKAPEQTSQTKYIDKIERVYSRILSSLLKRRYASSFLILGILFSVVIPMNMTNIDMFPSSESRELYLHYNLNETYTLERVEQSVRRVEKYLYDNQEAFEIDAVYSYFEPGHATSTLLLTDDDIAKKDVKTIKEEIVENLPKLSIGELSFEYRDRTGGDQLRIFVIGESSDVLTELASEVKRRLEDVSGLADVRSEAETGTEEVQVVVDRERARNLDVSSQQIASLVSNSMRGMNLRRVRGDQGETDVVLALRESDRKNIDDLMNLPVNVGDNESMKLASLADYQISTGPRSIQREDQQTSLGININLDGITMSEAQERIFPILDQINYPAGYGWSQGRSFQEDQEAMDEMLINMLLAMFLIYLVMASLFESVLFPSSIITSIFFAVVGVFWFFFVTGTTFSFMAMIGILILMGIVVNNGIVLIDHIHQLRMGGMERFEAIIKGGRDRMRPILMTAATTVLGLLPLCFGTTQIGGDGPPYFPMARAIVGGLSFSTVVTLLVLPAIYLILDDIKCWGSRVWQNGWNV